The following are encoded together in the Brassica napus cultivar Da-Ae chromosome A9, Da-Ae, whole genome shotgun sequence genome:
- the LOC106422133 gene encoding signal peptidase complex subunit 1, translated as MDWQGQKVVEQLMQILLVISGVVAVVVGYATESFRTMMLIYAGGVVLATLVTVPNWPFYNRHPLEWLDPSEAEKHPKPQVVAKKRFSKK; from the coding sequence ATGGATTGGCAAGGGCAGAAAGTGGTGGAGCAGCTGATGCAGATCTTACTGGTGATCTCCGGCGTCGTCGCGGTGGTCGTCGGCTACGCAACGGAGTCGTTCAGGACGATGATGCTGATCTACGCAGGTGGTGTCGTTCTCGCGACGCTGGTCACCGTGCCTAATTGGCCGTTCTACAATCGCCATCCTCTCGAGTGGTTGGATCCGAGCGAAGCCGAGAAGCATCCCAAACCGCAAGTCGTCGCCAAGAAGAGATTCTCCAAGAAGTAG
- the LOC106368671 gene encoding peroxidase 17-like encodes MSLLLSHLIIYLLLLTMVTGEILRPRFYSETCPEAESIVRDEMKKAMIREARSVASVMRLQFHDCFVNGCDGSVLLDDTPNMLGEKLSLSNINSLRSFEVVDDIKEALEKACPSTVSCADIVIMASRDAVALTGGPDWEVKLGRKDSLTASQKDSDDIMPSPRANATFLIDLFERFDLSVRDMVALSGSHSIGKGRCFSIMFRLYNQSGSGKPDPALEPVYRKKLNQLCPLGGDENVTGDLDATPRVFDNQYFKDLVSGRGFLNSDQTLYTSRETRGYVKRFSEDQGEFFRAFEEGMVKLGDLQSGRPGEVRLNCRVVNTRHNDVLLGDS; translated from the exons atgtctCTCCTTCTTTCTCATCTCATCATCTACCTACTTCTCTTGACGATGGTCACCGGTGAAATCCTCCGACCAAGATTCTACAGCGAAACATGCCCTGAAGCTGAATCCATCGTGAGAGACGAAATGAAGAAAGCCATGATCAGAGAAGCCAGAAGCGTCGCTTCCGTTATGCGTCTCCAGTTTCACGACTGCTTCGTTAAT GGATGTGACGGGTCCGTGTTGCTCGACGACACACCGAACATGCTCGGCGAGAAACTATCACTCTCCAACATCAATTCGCTTAGATCTTTCGAAGTCGTGGACGACATCAAAGAAGCTCTAGAGAAAGCTTGTCCATCTACTGTCTCCTGTGCCGACATCGTCATCATGGCTTCTCGTGACGCCGTTGCTCTT ACAGGAGGACCGGACTGGGAAGTGAAGCTCGGGAGGAAAGACAGTTTAACAGCGAGTCAGAAAGACTCCGACGATATAATGCCGAGCCCGAGAGCAAACGCAACGTTCTTGATCGATCTCTTCGAAAGATTCGATCTTTCTGTTAGAGACATGGTGGCTTTGTCTGGATCACACTCGATTGGTAAAGGTCGGTGTTTTTCGATCATGTTCAGGCTTTATAACCAATCCGGTTCTGGTAAACCGGATCCGGCTCTCGAACCGGTTTACAGGAAGAAGCTTAACCAGCTTTGTCCTTTGGGTGGAGACGAGAACGTGACCGGGGATCTAGACGCGACGCCTCGTGTTTTTGATAATCAGTACTTCAAAGACTTGGTTTCAGGTAGAGGGTTTCTTAACTCGGATCAGACTCTGTACACGAGCAGAGAGACGAGAGGGTATGTGAAGAGGTTTAGTGAGGATCAAGGTGAGTTCTTTAGAGCTTTTGAAGAAGGGATGGTGAAGTTGGGTGATTTGCAATCTGGGAGACCTGGTGAGGTTAGGCTTAACTGTAGGGTTGTTAATACAAGGCATAATGATGTATTATTGGGTGACTCTTGA